A part of Pantoea vagans genomic DNA contains:
- a CDS encoding ABC transporter permease codes for MQISRDAIRRPAQQPVALLLLTLLSLALVTLPFLNFAPNRLVAGEPLMGWQINRFGLLLLPLVTLWLLLWRQPGRVTLMVALLAAELMLAAIIWLSGHQATLLSQQGSRLARTSFASGLWCSGALILLLITDQVRQLTPHRLAQLLLNLQVWLLPLLLLFSGQLADLSLLKEYANRHAVFDAALSCHLTLLAGTVLPALMIALPLGVTLFRRPGWQGSVFGVLNVIQTVPSVALFGLLIAPLAGLAQHFPWFGDWGISGIGMAPALIALVLYALLPLVRSVVVGLQQVPQEVRESARGTGMSGWQQFIAVDVPLALPVWLAGLRVVVVQTLGMAVVAALIGAGGFGAIIFQGLLSSALDLVLLGVIPVIALAVVIDALFRLLISLLERKDD; via the coding sequence ATGCAGATATCGCGGGACGCGATACGCCGTCCGGCTCAGCAGCCGGTGGCTTTGCTGCTGCTGACGCTGCTGAGCCTGGCGCTGGTGACCTTGCCGTTTCTTAACTTCGCCCCGAATCGTCTGGTGGCGGGTGAACCCCTGATGGGCTGGCAGATAAACCGCTTCGGGCTGTTGCTGCTGCCGCTGGTGACGCTGTGGCTGCTGCTGTGGCGTCAGCCCGGGCGCGTCACGCTGATGGTGGCGCTGCTGGCGGCTGAGCTGATGCTGGCGGCGATCATCTGGCTCAGCGGTCATCAGGCGACGTTGCTGAGTCAGCAGGGCAGCCGTCTGGCGCGCACCAGCTTTGCCAGCGGCCTGTGGTGCAGCGGTGCGCTGATCCTGCTGCTGATCACCGATCAGGTACGGCAGCTGACCCCGCATCGGCTGGCACAGCTGCTGCTTAATCTGCAGGTCTGGCTCCTGCCGCTGTTGCTGCTGTTCAGTGGCCAGCTCGCCGATCTCTCCCTGCTGAAAGAGTATGCCAACCGTCATGCGGTGTTTGATGCGGCGCTGAGCTGTCATCTTACGTTACTGGCCGGTACGGTCTTGCCTGCATTGATGATTGCGCTGCCGCTGGGCGTCACGCTGTTCCGGCGACCTGGCTGGCAGGGAAGTGTCTTCGGTGTACTGAATGTGATTCAGACGGTGCCGTCAGTGGCACTGTTTGGTCTGCTGATTGCGCCGCTGGCCGGTCTGGCTCAGCATTTTCCGTGGTTCGGTGACTGGGGTATCAGCGGCATTGGTATGGCTCCGGCGCTGATCGCCCTGGTGCTTTATGCACTGTTGCCGCTGGTGCGCAGCGTGGTGGTGGGGCTGCAACAGGTGCCGCAGGAGGTGCGCGAAAGTGCGCGTGGCACGGGCATGAGCGGCTGGCAGCAGTTTATCGCGGTGGACGTGCCGCTGGCGCTGCCGGTCTGGCTCGCGGGCCTGCGTGTCGTCGTAGTGCAGACGCTGGGCATGGCGGTGGTGGCGGCGCTGATTGGTGCGGGCGGCTTTGGCGCGATTATTTTCCAGGGGCTGTTAAGCAGTGCGCTGGATTTGGTGTTGCTGGGCGTTATCCCGGTGATTGCGCTGGCGGTCGTCATTGATGCGCTATTCCGCCTGCTGATCTCACTGCTGGAGAGAAAAGATGATTGA
- a CDS encoding ABC transporter ATP-binding protein gives MIEFDGVSRAFNGKAAVKDLSLQVAKGEFCVLLGTSGSGKSTTLKMINRLVEFDSGEIRFAGESIRQLDARTLRRRMGYAIQSIGLFPHWTVRKNIATVPALLGWSRAQIDERIAALLALLNLDAQLLNRYPHQLSGGQQQRVGVARALAADPEVLLMDEPFGALDPVTRGVLQQEMLRIHRLSGRTIVLVTHDIDEALTLADRIVLMDNGEIVQQGRPVELLTQPKNDFVRDFFGRSEMGVRLLSLEQVGNAVRRGEWLAGEPIAAALTLRDALSQFIARRTDKLPVVDDQQQPLGVLHFGDLLQLREGLTCAG, from the coding sequence ATGATTGAGTTTGATGGCGTTTCCCGCGCCTTTAACGGCAAAGCGGCGGTAAAAGATCTGTCGCTGCAGGTGGCAAAAGGGGAATTCTGCGTGCTGCTCGGCACCTCCGGCTCCGGCAAATCGACCACGCTGAAAATGATCAACCGGCTGGTGGAGTTTGATAGCGGTGAGATCCGCTTCGCCGGTGAGTCGATTCGTCAGCTTGATGCCCGTACATTACGCCGACGCATGGGCTATGCCATTCAGTCGATTGGCCTGTTTCCGCACTGGACGGTGCGGAAGAATATCGCCACGGTGCCGGCCCTGCTGGGCTGGTCCAGAGCGCAGATCGATGAGCGCATCGCGGCGCTGCTGGCGCTGCTGAACCTTGACGCGCAGCTGCTGAATCGCTATCCGCATCAGCTTTCGGGCGGGCAGCAGCAGCGGGTGGGTGTGGCGCGGGCACTGGCAGCTGACCCGGAAGTGCTGCTGATGGATGAGCCGTTCGGCGCACTCGATCCGGTGACGCGCGGCGTGCTGCAGCAGGAGATGCTGCGTATTCATCGGCTGTCGGGCCGCACCATCGTGCTGGTGACGCATGACATCGACGAAGCGCTGACGCTGGCAGATCGCATCGTGCTGATGGATAACGGTGAAATTGTTCAGCAGGGCAGGCCGGTTGAGCTGCTGACCCAGCCAAAAAATGACTTCGTGCGCGACTTCTTTGGCCGCAGTGAAATGGGCGTCCGGCTGCTGTCGCTGGAACAGGTCGGGAATGCGGTACGGCGTGGCGAATGGCTGGCAGGCGAACCGATCGCTGCCGCACTGACGCTGCGGGATGCGCTGTCGCAGTTTATCGCCCGGCGCACTGATAAACTGCCGGTCGTTGACGATCAGCAGCAGCCGCTGGGCGTGCTCCACTTTGGCGACCTGCTGCAACTGCGCGAGGGCTTAACATGCGCAGGCTAA
- a CDS encoding suppressor of fused domain protein: MTYKSLIAEVHNQQRTLTAIVEQDERTAYFYIWPTDLFRSQYAVRGCWLRNLLPAPAQEDREAMEQGIAPLLSAEYCRNLEAEPALDPAGLQVLWEPSDDGAALWYYGQLLAVIPGWSLYQEKQVSFSAGCIKKNRLTAPLGSASTNDYYARAEHQRQFWREWHDGSEWDRVQQDLMACYQARFGESVKYYAIDQGSWPPMAISQHWHQGVWYFLTLGMSIRPMPQVDYLFDELAPQYRRIELGMAVDGEIMTEGNAVQMASALAEFVHLPWARLTWLGEGHTLASEVAPVGFESFLLANELATEQAQFKLPKRDGDRPTLLWTTPVTEAERQFAQADEHGGQKLRELLTAEGNDHVFRPRQQVINPEE, translated from the coding sequence ATGACGTACAAATCCCTGATTGCTGAAGTCCACAATCAGCAGCGCACCCTGACCGCCATTGTCGAACAGGATGAGCGCACCGCCTATTTTTACATCTGGCCCACCGACCTGTTCCGCAGTCAGTATGCGGTGCGCGGCTGCTGGCTTCGTAACCTGCTGCCCGCACCGGCACAGGAAGATCGTGAGGCGATGGAGCAGGGCATCGCGCCGCTGCTCAGCGCCGAGTATTGCCGTAATCTGGAAGCGGAGCCCGCGCTGGACCCGGCCGGTCTGCAGGTCCTGTGGGAGCCTTCTGATGATGGCGCGGCGCTGTGGTATTACGGCCAGCTGCTGGCGGTGATCCCCGGCTGGAGTCTTTATCAGGAGAAGCAGGTGAGCTTCTCTGCGGGCTGCATCAAAAAGAACCGGCTGACGGCCCCGCTGGGCTCGGCATCGACCAACGACTACTATGCCCGTGCGGAGCATCAGCGTCAGTTCTGGCGCGAATGGCACGACGGCAGCGAGTGGGATAGGGTCCAGCAGGATCTTATGGCCTGCTATCAGGCGCGTTTTGGCGAGTCAGTGAAATATTACGCAATCGATCAGGGCAGCTGGCCGCCGATGGCGATCTCGCAGCACTGGCATCAGGGCGTCTGGTATTTCCTGACGCTCGGCATGAGCATCCGTCCCATGCCGCAGGTCGATTACCTGTTCGATGAGCTGGCACCGCAGTATCGCCGTATCGAACTGGGCATGGCGGTCGACGGTGAAATCATGACCGAAGGCAACGCGGTGCAGATGGCGAGCGCGCTGGCGGAGTTCGTGCATCTGCCGTGGGCGCGGCTCACCTGGCTGGGTGAGGGCCACACGCTGGCGTCGGAAGTGGCACCGGTCGGCTTTGAAAGCTTCCTGCTGGCGAATGAACTGGCAACCGAACAGGCGCAGTTCAAGCTGCCCAAGCGCGATGGCGATCGACCTACTTTGCTCTGGACCACGCCTGTCACCGAAGCGGAGCGTCAGTTCGCCCAGGCCGATGAACATGGCGGCCAGAAGTTACGGGAGTTGTTAACAGCGGAGGGCAACGATCATGTCTTCCGTCCGCGCCAGCAGGTGATCAACCCCGAAGAGTAG
- the osmF gene encoding ABC transporter substrate-binding protein, translated as MVRIRGWVGVSALLLSMGMAQAADPVRVGSKIDTEGSLLGNVILQVLEKHGVKTVNKIQLGTTQVVRGAITAGELDIYPEYTGNGAFFFNDEKDSAWKNAAAGYEKVKKLDAEKNHLVWLTPAPANNTWTIAVRKDLAEKNQLTSLADLSAFLKKGGTFKLAASAEFIERSDALPAFEKAYGFDLKQDQLLSLAGGDTAVTISAAAQQTSGVNAAMAYGTDGPVAALGLQTLSDPKGVQPIYAPTPVIRESVLKAYPQIADWLKPVFSALDEKTLQQLNAKIAVDGQDASSVATEWLQQKKLL; from the coding sequence ATGGTCAGAATTCGGGGTTGGGTGGGAGTCAGCGCGTTGCTGCTCAGTATGGGGATGGCACAGGCGGCGGATCCGGTGCGGGTCGGCTCCAAAATTGATACCGAAGGATCACTGCTGGGCAACGTAATCCTTCAGGTGCTGGAAAAGCACGGTGTAAAAACCGTCAATAAAATCCAGCTCGGCACAACGCAGGTGGTACGCGGTGCCATCACGGCGGGCGAGCTTGATATCTACCCCGAATATACCGGCAACGGCGCGTTTTTCTTCAATGATGAAAAAGACAGCGCCTGGAAGAATGCCGCCGCTGGCTACGAAAAGGTGAAGAAGCTGGATGCGGAGAAAAACCATCTGGTGTGGCTGACACCGGCTCCGGCCAACAACACCTGGACCATTGCCGTGCGTAAAGACCTGGCAGAGAAAAACCAGCTCACCTCGCTGGCCGATCTCAGCGCCTTTCTGAAAAAGGGCGGCACCTTCAAGCTGGCCGCCTCAGCCGAATTTATCGAACGCAGCGATGCTTTACCGGCCTTTGAAAAAGCCTACGGCTTTGACCTCAAGCAGGATCAGCTGCTGTCGCTGGCGGGCGGCGATACTGCTGTGACCATCAGCGCGGCGGCGCAGCAGACCTCTGGCGTCAACGCGGCGATGGCCTACGGTACCGACGGTCCGGTGGCGGCACTGGGTCTGCAGACGCTCAGCGATCCCAAAGGTGTTCAGCCGATTTACGCGCCGACGCCGGTGATCCGCGAATCAGTACTTAAAGCCTATCCGCAGATTGCCGACTGGCTGAAGCCAGTGTTCAGCGCGCTTGATGAGAAAACGCTGCAACAGCTCAACGCCAAAATTGCGGTCGACGGCCAGGACGCCAGCAGTGTAGCGACCGAGTGGCTGCAGCAGAAAAAGCTGCTGTAA
- a CDS encoding methyl-accepting chemotaxis protein, with amino-acid sequence MFKTTQSRFTATMIAFFVALLLVTVWVINQFVAPQLVDSESRLVRYQVDSLASGIVEQMNRVQAQQRAITEAASVMDSATIDTLLPTLVNQYQDSNVFGGGIWPLPNRRDPAKEKDSSFFARNASNELQVNTYWNSDAADKYWEQPWYKDGLAAAKGQCAWAKAYQDAASPQPRTNCAMAIYRNGSAWGVATIDVTLGFFNQLAKQMGETIHGNVLIVEADGKVVGNGALVNAAPKLENLADVQMPMAAPLKTLLNGVGNQPLETTYDSSEGEQTLFVQAIPGSPWYLASSLPTSLLKAQSHNMLTRLGLVQIPLAVILLLVSLGFVRAMMKRLNVLNSNIEALSTGGADLTQRLPASNSPEFNAVAQSFNQFISYLQGLLQQVGDSALAITAASREIASGNANLSSRTEDQASSIVETAASMEQLTGTVRQNADNATHANQLAGDASQVAARGTEVVRQVVTTMGEIHHSSRKVVDIISVIDSIAFQTNILALNAAVEAARAGEQGRGFAVVASEVRNLAQRSANSAREIKKLIEESVANIDTGSALVEQAGQTMDELMKGVSSVTTLMSEIMSASREQSLGIEQVNVAITQLDGTTQQNAVLVEQVSAAAQAMESQSTQLEQVVQSFRL; translated from the coding sequence ATGTTTAAAACAACACAATCCCGCTTCACCGCAACAATGATCGCGTTCTTTGTTGCGCTTTTACTCGTTACAGTTTGGGTCATCAATCAGTTCGTCGCGCCGCAGCTGGTCGACAGCGAAAGCCGTCTGGTTCGCTATCAGGTCGATTCACTCGCGTCTGGTATCGTTGAACAGATGAACCGCGTGCAGGCACAGCAGCGTGCGATTACCGAAGCCGCCTCTGTCATGGACAGCGCCACTATCGACACCCTGTTACCGACGCTGGTGAACCAGTATCAGGACAGCAACGTGTTTGGTGGCGGTATCTGGCCACTGCCAAACCGTCGCGATCCGGCCAAAGAGAAAGACAGCAGCTTCTTTGCCCGTAATGCCAGCAATGAACTGCAGGTCAACACCTACTGGAACTCCGACGCCGCCGATAAATACTGGGAGCAACCCTGGTACAAAGATGGTCTGGCTGCCGCGAAAGGGCAGTGCGCCTGGGCAAAAGCCTATCAGGATGCCGCCAGCCCGCAGCCGCGTACCAACTGCGCCATGGCTATCTACCGCAACGGCTCAGCCTGGGGTGTTGCCACCATCGACGTAACGCTGGGGTTCTTTAACCAGCTGGCGAAGCAGATGGGTGAAACTATTCACGGCAACGTGCTGATCGTCGAAGCCGACGGCAAAGTCGTGGGCAATGGCGCGCTGGTGAATGCCGCGCCGAAGCTGGAGAATCTGGCTGACGTGCAGATGCCGATGGCCGCGCCGCTGAAAACGCTGCTGAACGGTGTTGGCAATCAGCCGCTGGAAACCACCTATGACAGCAGCGAAGGCGAGCAGACCCTGTTCGTGCAGGCCATTCCTGGCAGCCCGTGGTATCTCGCCAGCAGCCTGCCAACCAGCCTGCTGAAAGCGCAGTCGCACAACATGCTGACCCGCCTGGGTCTGGTGCAGATCCCACTGGCGGTCATTCTGCTGCTGGTGTCGTTGGGCTTTGTCCGCGCCATGATGAAACGCCTCAACGTGCTGAACAGCAACATCGAAGCGCTGTCGACGGGTGGTGCCGATCTGACCCAGCGTCTGCCCGCCAGCAACAGCCCGGAGTTCAATGCTGTCGCGCAGAGCTTTAACCAGTTCATCAGCTATCTGCAGGGGCTGCTCCAGCAGGTGGGCGACAGCGCGCTGGCGATTACCGCTGCGTCGCGCGAAATTGCCAGCGGCAACGCCAATCTCTCCTCCCGTACCGAAGATCAGGCCAGCTCGATTGTTGAAACGGCCGCATCGATGGAGCAGCTGACCGGCACCGTGCGTCAGAACGCCGACAACGCCACTCACGCTAACCAGCTGGCGGGCGATGCCTCGCAGGTGGCCGCGCGTGGTACGGAAGTAGTCCGTCAGGTGGTCACCACGATGGGTGAGATTCATCACTCGTCGCGTAAAGTGGTCGACATCATCAGCGTGATCGACAGCATCGCCTTCCAGACCAACATCCTGGCACTCAACGCTGCGGTAGAAGCTGCCCGGGCCGGTGAACAGGGCCGTGGTTTTGCGGTAGTTGCATCGGAAGTACGTAACCTGGCGCAGCGTTCAGCCAACTCGGCGCGTGAGATTAAAAAGTTAATCGAAGAGTCCGTGGCAAACATCGATACCGGCAGCGCGCTGGTTGAGCAGGCAGGTCAGACCATGGATGAGCTGATGAAGGGGGTAAGCAGCGTAACGACCCTGATGAGCGAAATCATGTCCGCCAGCCGCGAGCAGAGCCTGGGTATCGAACAGGTTAACGTGGCGATTACTCAGCTGGATGGCACTACCCAGCAAAACGCCGTGCTGGTGGAGCAGGTTTCCGCTGCCGCGCAGGCGATGGAATCGCAGAGCACCCAGCTTGAGCAGGTGGTTCAGAGCTTCAGACTGTAA
- a CDS encoding MFS transporter — MSDLTSSAHVATAGSSPGGETEWIRSAADVSRLVNSGDSARNNARIVVAIALGGVFLDAYDLGALAFGIKDITREFSLTPTGTGMVASAITFGAIIGALIGGYLTDKIGRYRVFMADMFFFVVAAIACAFAPNEYVLAGARFVMGLGVGIDLPVAMAFLAEFSKLRGKGNKAASVAMWCPTWYAAISISYLLVLLLYAVLPESHTDWLWRLILGFGAVPAIVIIAIRSRYMSESPVWAANQGDLKGAAAILRSAWNINAQVAPDAGLTAATPVRKASWRNYGALLQGVYRRRTLLATITSIASSFAYNAVAFGLPVIISSFFAQSMLTTILVSLALNLLFAFVGGILAVRLVPRLGAWKMSVAGYGCQCVALLGLALIGRPEGGQEAALAIGMLALFLFGQGFGPGSHTMTFASLSYPTSLRGVGVGFNQTLMRGSSTVSLFLFPVLVAALGTGVFWVIFLAPLAGLLALLAIRWEPSGYDVDAEDFELPR; from the coding sequence ATGTCCGACCTGACCTCTTCCGCCCATGTGGCAACAGCAGGGAGTTCGCCCGGTGGCGAAACAGAGTGGATTCGCAGCGCAGCTGACGTTTCCCGTTTAGTGAACAGCGGCGACAGCGCCCGTAACAATGCCCGTATTGTGGTGGCGATTGCGCTGGGAGGCGTGTTCCTTGACGCCTACGACCTTGGTGCGCTGGCGTTTGGCATTAAAGACATCACGCGCGAGTTTAGTCTCACGCCGACCGGCACCGGCATGGTCGCCTCGGCCATCACCTTCGGCGCGATCATCGGCGCGCTGATTGGCGGCTATCTCACCGACAAAATTGGCCGTTATCGGGTCTTTATGGCCGATATGTTCTTTTTCGTGGTGGCCGCCATCGCCTGTGCCTTTGCCCCGAATGAGTATGTGCTGGCTGGTGCGCGCTTTGTGATGGGGCTGGGCGTCGGGATCGATCTGCCGGTGGCGATGGCGTTTCTGGCGGAGTTTTCTAAGCTGCGTGGCAAGGGGAATAAAGCCGCCAGCGTGGCGATGTGGTGTCCGACCTGGTACGCGGCAATCAGTATCTCCTATCTGCTGGTGCTGCTGCTTTATGCGGTGCTGCCTGAAAGCCACACCGACTGGCTCTGGCGGCTGATCCTCGGTTTTGGGGCCGTTCCGGCGATTGTTATCATCGCCATCCGCAGCCGTTACATGAGTGAATCGCCGGTGTGGGCGGCCAATCAGGGTGATTTGAAAGGGGCCGCCGCGATTTTACGCAGTGCCTGGAACATCAACGCGCAGGTGGCACCCGACGCCGGGCTGACCGCTGCCACGCCGGTGCGAAAAGCGAGCTGGCGCAACTATGGCGCGCTGCTGCAGGGCGTTTATCGCCGTCGCACGCTGCTGGCGACCATCACCTCTATCGCCTCGTCGTTTGCCTATAACGCGGTGGCGTTTGGTCTGCCGGTGATTATCTCCAGCTTCTTTGCTCAGTCGATGCTCACCACCATTCTGGTGTCACTGGCGCTGAATTTGCTGTTCGCCTTTGTCGGCGGGATTCTGGCGGTGCGACTGGTGCCGCGTCTGGGTGCGTGGAAGATGTCGGTGGCGGGTTATGGCTGTCAGTGCGTGGCGCTGCTCGGGCTGGCGCTGATTGGTCGTCCGGAAGGCGGCCAGGAAGCCGCACTGGCAATCGGCATGCTGGCGCTGTTCCTGTTTGGTCAGGGCTTCGGGCCGGGTTCGCACACGATGACCTTTGCGTCGCTGAGCTACCCGACTTCGCTGCGCGGCGTGGGCGTCGGCTTCAACCAGACGCTGATGCGCGGCAGTTCGACCGTGTCGCTGTTTCTGTTCCCGGTGCTGGTTGCCGCGCTGGGCACTGGCGTGTTCTGGGTGATCTTCCTGGCCCCGCTGGCCGGACTGCTGGCGCTGCTGGCGATCCGCTGGGAACCATCGGGCTATGATGTGGATGCAGAGGATTTTGAGCTGCCACGTTAA
- the idi gene encoding isopentenyl-diphosphate Delta-isomerase has product MSAIEVILVDHLDRPTGKMEKLEVHEKGLLHRAVTVYVFNSRQELLLQRRASDKYHCGGLWSNTCCGHPYPHESTRDAAERRLREEMGMIVTLTPVFELSYNLKLSNGLTEHEYGHVFFAVCDSLPQLNPQEADAFDYRPMALIEQQMQQQPQQFTPWFLHTFPRIPDYLEQFPFPAVTA; this is encoded by the coding sequence ATGTCTGCTATTGAAGTTATCCTCGTTGACCACCTCGATCGTCCCACCGGCAAAATGGAAAAGCTGGAAGTGCATGAAAAAGGATTACTGCACCGCGCGGTGACGGTCTACGTCTTCAATTCCCGGCAGGAGCTGTTACTGCAGCGGCGTGCCAGCGATAAATATCACTGTGGTGGCTTGTGGAGTAATACCTGCTGTGGCCATCCTTATCCGCATGAATCGACCCGCGACGCCGCCGAACGCCGTCTGCGTGAAGAGATGGGGATGATCGTGACGCTGACGCCGGTATTTGAGCTGAGCTATAACCTGAAGCTGAGCAACGGCCTGACCGAGCATGAATATGGCCATGTCTTCTTTGCCGTCTGCGACAGCCTGCCGCAGCTGAATCCGCAGGAAGCCGATGCCTTCGATTATCGTCCGATGGCGCTGATTGAGCAGCAGATGCAGCAGCAGCCACAGCAGTTCACGCCGTGGTTTTTGCATACCTTCCCGCGTATCCCGGACTATCTGGAGCAGTTTCCTTTCCCGGCCGTAACGGCATAA